One Nocardioides sp. DNA window includes the following coding sequences:
- a CDS encoding aldolase: protein MDDATAEAPDWVADLIITADARLADADAALLAQFPGQRAMRQPVHTVYLAADRYRPGLAQQWGTQACSLLASGEQGYRRATGTGEDDLARVQEKLGSEPIEDLRIDFEDGAKHVAAEDEDAVCLAAAKALRLDKSDGTAPPYVGIRFKSLEGPTRARGIRTLAMFLDTAGWVDGMGLTLPKVTSVAQVEAMVELSQSLEDRLGLADHAIGFELQIETPQSILGPDGTALVARMIHVGDGRVTGLHYGTYDYSAFVGVAAAYQSMEHPAADYAKSVMQAAAAGTGVRLSDGSTNILPVGDDAAIERGWELHHRLVRRHLERAYYQGWDLHPHQLPTRFGATFAFFRERLEDALVRLRHYVAGVEGAVLDEPATARALADYVLRGLDCGAVSWREVSEGSGLDLATLNALAKRVDVTSSPER from the coding sequence ATGGACGACGCCACGGCCGAAGCACCGGACTGGGTCGCTGACCTGATCATCACCGCCGACGCCCGACTGGCCGACGCCGACGCGGCGCTGCTCGCGCAGTTTCCGGGACAGCGCGCGATGAGGCAGCCCGTACACACGGTCTACCTCGCCGCCGATCGCTATCGGCCGGGCCTGGCGCAACAGTGGGGTACGCAGGCTTGCTCCTTGCTCGCCAGTGGTGAGCAGGGATACAGGCGGGCCACGGGGACCGGCGAGGACGACCTGGCCCGGGTGCAGGAAAAGCTGGGATCAGAGCCCATCGAGGATCTGCGGATCGACTTCGAGGACGGCGCCAAACACGTCGCCGCCGAGGATGAGGATGCGGTCTGTCTCGCGGCTGCGAAGGCACTGCGTCTCGACAAGTCCGACGGCACCGCCCCGCCGTACGTCGGCATCCGTTTCAAGAGCCTGGAGGGACCCACGCGCGCTCGCGGGATCCGGACGCTCGCGATGTTCCTCGACACCGCCGGCTGGGTCGACGGGATGGGGCTGACCCTGCCCAAGGTGACCAGCGTCGCTCAGGTCGAGGCGATGGTGGAACTTTCGCAGAGCCTGGAGGATCGGCTCGGCCTCGCCGATCACGCGATTGGCTTCGAGCTCCAGATCGAGACACCGCAATCGATCCTCGGACCCGACGGCACCGCGTTGGTCGCGCGGATGATTCACGTCGGCGACGGGCGCGTCACCGGCCTGCACTACGGGACGTACGACTACTCGGCCTTCGTCGGGGTCGCGGCGGCCTACCAATCGATGGAGCACCCGGCGGCTGACTATGCGAAGTCGGTGATGCAGGCCGCTGCGGCGGGGACGGGCGTACGCCTCTCGGACGGCTCGACGAACATCCTTCCCGTCGGCGACGACGCCGCGATCGAGCGGGGCTGGGAACTCCACCACCGCCTGGTGCGCCGTCACCTGGAGCGCGCGTACTACCAGGGTTGGGACCTGCACCCGCATCAATTGCCGACGCGCTTCGGGGCGACGTTCGCGTTCTTTCGCGAGCGCCTGGAGGATGCGCTGGTCAGGCTGCGTCACTATGTCGCCGGGGTCGAGGGCGCGGTGCTGGACGAGCCCGCGACGGCTCGCGCCTTGGCCGACTATGTGTTGCGAGGACTCGACTGCGGCGCGGTCTCGTGGCGCGAGGTGAGCGAGGGCAGCGGGCTGGATCTGGCCACGCTGAACGCTCTCGCCAAACGTGTCGATGTGACATCCTCGCCGGAGAGGTGA
- a CDS encoding FtsX-like permease family protein, translating into MSTLAIVLGVGFLAGVMTFSNGLGNTFDGIIKGSTPEARVQPKGELAFSNANAALDSMITPEDVAKIAALPEVEKASGSVDGMGAYLLGTNGKLVGGQGAPTLVFNYEQSNNMLGEPILQLEKGDWPTADGQVVLDQASADRGKYDIGDEVSLIVPNAASVQDATRKFELVGTANFNGGGTAGAILVLMDTKQAQDVFLGGLDAFTSVSLTGKDGVSQKELAAAANTVVPDGFTAVTGDKLVKESEASIGQFLDVISIFLTAFAVIAIVVGAFIIFNTFSILVQQRVRESALLRALGASRKQVTRSVLIEALLMALVGATLGVLLGLLLARGLAAVFQMVGLEISGDTLSLTPGTVIWAYVVGLLVTMAAAYLPARRASKVPPVAAMREDVEVQEKGMRRRTIVGVVALLIGAALAAVGLVGGPGNDAIWIGAAAIIWIVTGALIAPVLGKPLLLGLRGVFGKVFGASGRLAGENALRNPRRTGATASALMIGLAVVSAVGVLASSVSATNDKLINDQFSSDFLVQSPTFGAFPTAIGDDMAKVDGVAVVSRQQGVVALSDDGSKKPKQEYVIGVDSTFPDIYKLTMLSGTQRLTGHEVLLNKSKAKALDLKVGGTLPLEFPSGKTLDLKVAGIFDDTPVTGSITAPLSVLKAAGIKRADQALSINADKGADKAEVAKALDAVIADIPIVAVQDKQQFADSIKGQLNQLLYMIYGLLALAIIIAVFGIINTLGLSVLERTREIGLLRAVGLSRSRLRLMVMLESVTIALLGAALGLGVGLVIGILLRQSLKKDLTVLALPLSSLVVFLIIAVILGVLAAIVPAIRASRMNVLQAIATE; encoded by the coding sequence ATGAGCACGCTTGCGATCGTGCTGGGCGTCGGCTTCCTGGCCGGGGTGATGACCTTCAGCAACGGCCTGGGCAACACCTTCGACGGCATCATCAAGGGCTCGACCCCCGAGGCACGCGTCCAGCCCAAGGGCGAACTCGCGTTCAGCAACGCCAACGCCGCCCTCGACTCGATGATCACCCCCGAAGACGTGGCCAAGATCGCCGCTCTGCCCGAGGTCGAGAAGGCCAGCGGTTCGGTCGACGGCATGGGTGCCTACCTGCTGGGTACGAACGGCAAACTCGTCGGTGGTCAGGGTGCCCCGACGCTGGTCTTCAACTACGAGCAGAGCAACAACATGCTCGGCGAGCCGATCCTGCAGTTGGAGAAGGGCGACTGGCCCACCGCTGACGGCCAGGTGGTGCTTGACCAGGCGAGCGCGGATCGCGGGAAGTACGACATCGGCGACGAAGTCTCCCTGATCGTCCCCAACGCCGCCTCGGTCCAAGACGCGACGAGGAAGTTCGAACTCGTCGGCACCGCCAACTTCAACGGCGGAGGCACGGCGGGCGCGATCCTCGTGCTGATGGACACCAAGCAGGCCCAGGACGTGTTCCTGGGCGGACTGGATGCCTTCACCAGCGTCTCGCTCACCGGCAAGGACGGCGTCTCGCAGAAGGAACTCGCGGCTGCGGCCAATACGGTCGTCCCCGACGGCTTCACGGCCGTCACCGGTGACAAGTTGGTCAAGGAGTCCGAGGCGTCGATCGGTCAGTTCCTCGATGTCATCTCCATCTTCCTCACCGCCTTCGCGGTCATCGCGATCGTCGTCGGCGCGTTCATCATCTTCAACACGTTCAGCATCCTGGTGCAGCAGCGCGTACGCGAGTCCGCCCTGCTGCGCGCGCTCGGCGCCAGCCGCAAGCAGGTCACCAGGTCGGTGCTGATCGAGGCGCTCCTGATGGCTCTGGTCGGGGCGACGCTCGGCGTCCTGTTGGGGCTGCTGCTTGCTCGTGGCCTGGCCGCGGTCTTCCAGATGGTCGGGCTGGAGATCTCCGGCGACACGCTGTCGCTGACTCCGGGCACCGTGATCTGGGCGTACGTCGTGGGTCTGTTGGTCACGATGGCGGCGGCGTACCTGCCGGCCCGCCGGGCCTCGAAGGTGCCACCCGTCGCCGCGATGCGTGAGGACGTGGAGGTCCAGGAGAAGGGGATGCGTCGGCGTACGATCGTCGGCGTCGTCGCCCTGCTCATCGGCGCCGCGCTGGCCGCGGTAGGCCTCGTGGGTGGCCCGGGCAACGATGCGATCTGGATCGGCGCGGCAGCGATCATCTGGATCGTGACCGGAGCGCTGATCGCGCCCGTGCTCGGCAAGCCGTTGCTGCTCGGTCTGCGCGGTGTCTTCGGCAAGGTCTTCGGTGCATCCGGTCGACTGGCCGGTGAGAACGCGCTGCGCAACCCCAGGCGTACGGGCGCCACCGCGTCGGCGCTGATGATCGGCTTGGCGGTGGTGTCGGCCGTAGGCGTGCTGGCCTCCTCCGTAAGCGCGACCAACGACAAACTGATCAACGATCAGTTCTCCAGCGACTTCCTGGTGCAGTCGCCGACCTTCGGCGCCTTCCCGACCGCCATCGGCGACGACATGGCCAAGGTCGACGGGGTGGCCGTCGTGTCGCGTCAGCAGGGTGTCGTGGCACTGTCCGACGACGGGTCGAAGAAGCCGAAGCAGGAGTACGTCATCGGGGTCGACTCGACCTTCCCCGACATCTACAAACTGACGATGCTCTCGGGAACGCAGCGGCTCACGGGCCACGAGGTGTTGCTCAACAAGAGCAAGGCCAAGGCGCTCGACCTCAAGGTCGGCGGGACGCTGCCGTTGGAGTTCCCGAGCGGCAAGACGCTCGACCTCAAGGTCGCGGGCATCTTCGACGACACTCCGGTGACGGGCTCGATCACCGCGCCGCTGTCGGTGCTGAAGGCTGCCGGGATCAAGCGCGCAGACCAGGCGCTGAGCATCAACGCGGACAAGGGGGCGGACAAGGCCGAGGTCGCGAAGGCGCTCGACGCGGTGATTGCCGATATTCCGATCGTCGCGGTGCAGGACAAGCAGCAGTTCGCCGATTCGATCAAGGGCCAGCTCAATCAGCTTCTGTACATGATCTACGGCCTGCTGGCGCTCGCGATCATCATCGCCGTCTTCGGCATCATCAACACGTTGGGCCTCTCGGTGCTCGAACGCACCCGTGAGATCGGTCTGCTGCGCGCGGTCGGGCTCTCGCGCAGTCGACTGCGACTGATGGTGATGCTCGAATCGGTCACGATCGCGCTTCTCGGTGCCGCGCTCGGGCTCGGGGTCGGGCTGGTGATCGGGATCCTGCTGCGGCAGTCGCTGAAGAAGGACCTCACCGTGCTGGCGTTGCCGCTGAGCAGTCTGGTGGTCTTCTTGATCATCGCGGTGATCCTCGGTGTGTTGGCCGCGATCGTGCCGGCGATCCGGGCCTCGCGGATGAATGTGCTGCAGGCGATCGCGACGGAGTGA
- a CDS encoding ABC transporter ATP-binding protein, whose translation MTDPQTTASTTHSIAAAARDLVKTYGHDDAEVRALDGVSVDLMRGEFTAIMGPSGSGKSTLMHCLAALDQPTSGGAWVDGTELGKLKDKDLTTLRREKVGFVFQAFNLIPTLTAQENITLPLSLSGKKPDQAWFDRVIGAVGLQDRLTHRPSEMSGGQQQRVACARALVSQPAIVFADEPTGNLDSTSSAEVLGFLRRSVDEFGQTIVMVTHDAVAASYCDRVIFLADGKIVDEVRNPDRDVILERMTALQAAAMDRAASKTGTDD comes from the coding sequence ATGACCGACCCGCAGACCACCGCCTCGACCACGCACTCGATCGCCGCCGCGGCGCGTGATCTCGTCAAGACCTACGGTCACGACGACGCCGAGGTGCGTGCGCTGGACGGGGTCAGCGTGGACCTGATGCGCGGCGAGTTCACCGCGATCATGGGCCCCTCGGGCTCGGGCAAGTCCACGCTGATGCACTGCCTCGCCGCGCTCGACCAGCCCACCAGTGGCGGTGCCTGGGTCGACGGCACCGAGTTGGGAAAACTCAAGGACAAGGACCTCACGACGTTGCGGCGCGAGAAGGTCGGCTTCGTCTTCCAGGCGTTCAACCTGATCCCCACGCTGACCGCGCAGGAGAACATCACGCTCCCGCTCTCGCTCAGCGGCAAGAAGCCCGACCAGGCCTGGTTCGACCGCGTGATCGGTGCCGTCGGCCTACAGGACCGACTCACCCACCGGCCCAGTGAGATGTCGGGCGGTCAGCAGCAGCGCGTCGCGTGCGCCCGCGCCCTGGTCAGTCAGCCCGCCATCGTCTTCGCCGACGAGCCGACGGGCAACCTCGACTCGACGAGCTCGGCCGAGGTGCTGGGTTTCCTGCGTCGCAGCGTGGACGAGTTCGGCCAGACGATCGTGATGGTGACCCACGACGCGGTCGCGGCGTCGTACTGCGATCGCGTCATCTTCCTGGCCGACGGCAAGATCGTCGACGAGGTACGCAACCCCGATCGCGACGTGATCCTCGAGAGGATGACCGCCCTGCAAGCTGCCGCCATGGACCGGGCAGCCAGCAAGACCGGGACGGACGACTGA